A window of Diadema setosum chromosome 2, eeDiaSeto1, whole genome shotgun sequence contains these coding sequences:
- the LOC140240235 gene encoding pre-rRNA-processing protein TSR2 homolog → MAGASDSMDSSAVFHKSIQSTFDGWTGLQIAVRQGFGGPHSQEKARWMVDAVYNWFQENEGIESFELEDFLADILDHEFDTIAEDDSLAAVSESICTNFQLCQSGRAQSVLDSIQSAPMARIGDCVADAAENMDDDDAEEGGAVQDANVRAMLGGMGLGQSHDRQNAESSEVNHDAPDASSSSGDSRASTSSKQNPDEDDDGWTVVGKNKRK, encoded by the exons ATGGCTGGTGCAAGTGACAGCATGGACAGTTCTGCTGTTTTTCACAAGAGTATTCAGTCTACTTTTGATGGATGGACAGGACTTCAG ATTGCAGTGCGGCAAGGATTTGGTGGACCACACAGTCAAGAAAAGGCAAGATGGATGGTTGATGCAGTCTACAATTGGTTCCAGGAGAATG aGGGAATAGAATCATTTGAATTGGAGGACTTTTTAGCTGATATCTTGGATCATGAATTTGACACGATTGCTGAAGATGACAGCTTAGCAGCG GTTTCAGAGAGCATATGCACCAATTTCCAGCTTTGTCAATCTGGCCGCGCCCAGTCTGTACTCGACAGCATTCAGAGCGCCCCCATGGCCAGGATAGGTGACTGTGTCGCAGATGCTGCAGAAAACATGGACGAC GATGATGCTGAGGAGGGCGGGGCAGTGCAGGATGCTAACGTCAGGGCCATGCTTGGCGGCATGGGGCTTGGGCAGTCACATGATAGGCAGAATGCAGAGTCAAGTGAGGTCAACCATGATGCACCAGATGCATCATCATCTTCAGGAGACAGCAGGGCCTCGACGTCAA GTAAGCAAAACCCTGATGAAGACGATGATGGATGGACAGTGGTtgggaaaaataaaagaaaatga